A single Aminobacterium mobile DSM 12262 DNA region contains:
- a CDS encoding GspE/PulE family protein produces the protein MFLDGRTWKNFSAFLLKDEVIGPLIKNNYEKYRRTSFSIAEFLHLSPGLEDRLLALMRMFTQLPIVFLPLSPPNKEALAFFTMEQIERLDILPLSCIPEKNELQIALFDPFNSDKLRYIHKATHMNLKLFLAPLSQIRKIVYGLQGNKEGEVSLSSPNSVVCFVDSIIEKALTSRASDIHVEPFADFSRIRYRVDGCCYPMYVFSPDFHPSVISRIKLLASMDIAEKRLPQDGRFCLHPSLSMPIDVRVSSLPTLYGEKLVLRLLDPSVSPENIEKLGLGSSELDQLRNILNKGEGMFLVTGPTGSGKSTTLHALIDEMNADVLNITTVEDPVERTHEGVTQVQVDEKTGRSFHSILRSILRQDPDVIMVGEIRDPETAQLAMRAALTGHFVLSSLHTEDAASAPLRLMEMGVPPFLVVSALKAVLSQRLIRLLCPYCKEVLSDIDAGKKYTARGCHYCQGTGYKGRTGVFELMFITQNVRRLLLQEEPTQLLHVQAKKEGMKTLSENAMEKVYLGETSVEEISLL, from the coding sequence GTGTTTTTAGATGGGAGAACATGGAAAAACTTTTCTGCTTTTCTTTTGAAAGACGAAGTGATAGGACCTCTTATTAAGAATAATTATGAAAAATATCGTCGTACATCCTTTTCTATTGCCGAGTTTTTACATCTTTCGCCAGGGTTAGAAGATCGCCTTCTTGCTCTCATGCGAATGTTTACGCAGCTTCCTATTGTTTTTTTGCCTCTTTCCCCTCCTAATAAAGAGGCGTTGGCTTTTTTTACTATGGAACAGATAGAACGGTTAGACATTCTTCCTCTCTCATGTATTCCTGAAAAAAATGAACTTCAAATAGCTCTTTTTGACCCTTTTAACTCAGATAAACTCCGTTATATACATAAAGCGACCCATATGAACCTTAAACTTTTTTTAGCTCCTCTCTCCCAGATCCGCAAAATCGTTTATGGCCTCCAAGGTAATAAAGAAGGGGAAGTAAGCTTATCATCTCCTAACTCAGTTGTATGTTTTGTAGATTCTATTATCGAAAAAGCTTTAACAAGTAGAGCCTCTGATATACATGTAGAACCTTTCGCAGATTTTAGCCGCATCCGTTATAGAGTTGATGGATGTTGCTACCCCATGTATGTCTTTTCTCCTGATTTTCACCCATCTGTGATTTCTCGAATAAAGTTGCTTGCATCTATGGATATAGCAGAAAAGAGACTTCCTCAAGATGGCCGTTTTTGTCTCCATCCATCTCTGTCCATGCCTATAGATGTCAGAGTTTCCTCTTTACCGACGCTCTACGGAGAAAAATTAGTTCTTCGTCTCCTGGACCCATCGGTATCTCCTGAGAATATTGAAAAATTAGGACTTGGCAGTAGTGAACTCGATCAACTAAGAAATATTCTCAATAAAGGAGAAGGAATGTTTCTTGTTACAGGACCTACTGGGAGTGGGAAATCAACAACTTTGCACGCTTTAATTGACGAAATGAATGCCGATGTTCTGAATATAACAACTGTGGAAGATCCTGTAGAACGTACACATGAAGGTGTAACACAAGTACAGGTAGACGAAAAAACAGGTCGTTCTTTTCATTCTATTTTGCGCTCGATTCTGCGACAAGATCCTGACGTTATTATGGTCGGTGAGATTCGGGATCCTGAAACAGCGCAGCTTGCCATGAGAGCAGCACTTACGGGGCATTTCGTTTTATCTTCTCTTCACACGGAGGATGCAGCAAGTGCTCCTTTGCGCCTGATGGAAATGGGAGTTCCTCCATTTCTAGTTGTATCGGCTCTAAAAGCAGTTCTTTCTCAGCGACTGATACGTCTTCTTTGCCCTTATTGCAAAGAAGTTCTTTCTGATATAGACGCGGGTAAAAAATACACAGCGAGAGGATGTCATTATTGTCAAGGGACTGGATATAAAGGAAGGACTGGAGTTTTTGAACTCATGTTTATAACTCAAAATGTACGTCGTCTTCTTTTGCAAGAAGAGCCGACGCAGTTACTTCATGTTCAGGCTAAGAAAGAAGGAATGAAAACTTTGAGCGAGAATGCAATGGAAAAAGTGTATTTAGGAGAAACGTCCGTGGAAGAAATTTCTCTGCTTTAA